ACTGATGAACAGAACGCGAGCCAACGCGCCCCATTCATGGAGACGGGTCATGCGACGCCAGCCAGCCACGATCATCTGCGATGCGGCCAGATTGCGTGCACCACAGCCGGCGTCGTCGCAAGCGGGCGATTGGCACGACGTCTCCGGCCATCATCGCTACTACGGCAGTTCGGCCGTCAATGGCGGCGAGCGCATCGTCGAAGACCGCCGCGGCCCGCGCCCGCGCGTCAATCTTTGCGGCTTCTAACTTCTCCGGTAAACCGCTTGGCAAATCACCAAAGCACATGAAAAAAGCGCGGCGGGATGGCTCCCGCCGCGCTCCAACCCTTGTACTCGCTGGTCCAGGCCTGAGAGCGCCCGGAGCCAGGCCTTCAAACGGGGCCTAGCGGGCGATCCCAGCGAGGTGACAGCGCTTGGTAAAAGACACTGGATCACCTCCTTTCATTGTTGATGGAAACATCGATATAGGCGGCGAATCGGCCCCTGTTAAGGGCCCGGACCGGCCGATGGGGTATCCCCGGGATGTTCGGACGGGACCGGCGGGGGCGGGTTGAGGCCGCCTGCACGGCGTGTTAGTTCATCGCCAGCGCGGGTGTAGCTCAATGGTAGAGCAGCAGCCTTCCAAGCTGAATACGAGGGTTCGATTCCCTTCACCCGCTCCAGATAATTCAATAACTTAGCACGAATTCTCGATCTTATTCTGACAACACGGCTGCTTACCGATCTAAATTCGTCAGTTTTTCCAGTTTGGCGAAATGACGTTATCACCACGGCAACTGATCGCACTCCTCCGGGCGAGGCCATTCATGCGATCCCGCTCGGAGCGATTTGCCAAAGTTAGCCCAGATTTGCCCATGATGGATTGGAGCGAGAGATCAAGAAGCGAGAATCGCTCATCTGAACGCGATACCCCTCAATTGATTATCTCGATAGAGCCACGTTTTCGCGAATATCTGACGATTGTCTCGTTCAAACGGGCATGACGTCACCCCGATAACAACGAATGAGCGAGAGACAGGCCAAGCTTAATCTGTCTGCAGGAAAAGCTCGACGCCCTCGTTTGCCATCATGCGCTGCACGGCCGGCCTTGCAATGGTACGTGCCGTTAGACGCGTCCAAGCTGGGTAAAGCCCGCGCATGTCCAGATCGATGCGTGTGCCCCAATAATAGAATACGAAGAGATATGGATCGACGACAGTATATCCCTCTGGCACGGCCCATTGACGCCCGTCTGAGAGCAAGCTTTCGATATAAGCATACTGATCCGAAATGTTTTCCTTGCCTCGGATTCTTAGTGCAGGAAATGAATTCTCGTCATTCGTGAATCGCTGGGGTCGCCAAATTTGCCCGTATGACATCGCATGCACGTTACCGGCCAGCCAGTTCATCCATTCGATACACCTCGCTTCAGCGGCCGGCTCTGCCGGTAGTAGTTTGGCGGACGGGTTCGTACGTGCCAGATAGATGAGAATAGCGGGCCCCTCTGTGAGAAGGTCTTCGGCGCCGCCGATGCGGCCAGCAACGCCCAGCAACGCGGGTACACGCCCTTTTGGGTTCATTGCCTTCCACTCCTGCGTCGCAGTCATCTCGCCCTCCTTGAGTCCTGAGGCTGAGACTAACTTCTGGTCGTATGGTTCGCCGATCTCCTCCAACACGATATGTACGGCCATCGAGCAACTTCCTGGCGAGTAGTAAAGTCTGTGCTTAGCGATAGTCGGAGCGGAAAGAGCTGAGAAAGTCATGGCTATTTCTCCTGAATGCGCCATGAGGGGCGTTGTAGCCAATTCACGGCAGGAAATTCCGGAACGATCCCACGCCGACTCGCTACGGCCCAATCGCCGTCGTAGTAGTGAGCGAGAATGTGGTCGTAACGGAGCGTCTCGGCGACGCCGGCGAGATCGTGGATACGCCGGACCAGCGCCGACAGACGTGGATAGTCGATGAGCCGCCTGCGGCTCGCCCGGAACAGCGGATTGTACACGGTATCGAAACGCACAAGCGGCGGATAAACCAGGACATCGGCGAGCGTCGGCTGTTCACCCAGGAGAAATCGACGGCCGTCGCAAAGCTGTAAGTCGAGATCATCGAGGAAGCCGAACAGGTCGTCCATCGCAGCGTCGTATTCCTGCTGATGCCTGGCGTCGGCGACCGAGTAGACGCCGACCGCCAGGCTCCTCGTGATCCGATTGTTCAAATCGTCCATCGCGGACCTCAGGCTTGCTGGGGAAAGGTTGATGCGGGGATCACTCCCGAACCTGTCGAAAGCATCGTTCAACATCTGCGCGATCTCCAGCGACTCGTTGTTTACGATTCGACGAGAATGCTGGTCCCAGAGGACCGGGACGGTGACCTTGCCGGTGTAGTCGGGGCGCGACGCGCGATATGCCTCATGCAAGCGAAGGAATCCGTTACCTGCACGATCGACGGTCGACGAGCCGGTATCCGAGAAAGCCCAGCCATCCATTGTGTCCCAGAGAGGATGCAGGATCGAGAGGTCGACAACGCTTTCGAGGCCCTTGAGTGCATGAACGATAATGACGCGATGTGAAAACGGACAGGCAGGCGAAACATAGAGATGGTAGCGCCCAGCCTCCGCAGGGAACCCGGACGTTCCGTCTGCCGTGATGCAGTCGCGAAAACTCCCGGCATGGATCATCCGCCGCGCGTCGAGCTCGGGCGTTGCATCAACATCGCCCCGCCAGGTTCCGTTGATCATCAGCTTCATCGTGTCCTCGCCGGCCCAAACGACCTCAGTCTGAGGCTTGCCGCTCGCCGGGCAGCCAGAGTGACAGCACACCGGCCAGCGCAAGTAGCGCTACGTTGCAGCCGAGGGCGAGAATGAAGGCGTGCGCATAGGCATCCAGATCCTGGCGCGTCCCAAGGGCGCTGTAGAATACACCGCCGATGATCGCGACGCCGAGCGCCGCGCCGACCTGAAAGGTCGAGATCATGATCCCCGATGCCAGCCCGGCATGGCGCTGGTCGATGCTGCCGATGACGGCCTTGATGACCGACGGCATGACGATCCCGAAGCCCAATCCGCCGCAGGCCAGACCGATCTCCAGACTCTGGGGAAGGACTTTGGCGACCGAGAGCATCACCGCACCGAAGCCGACAACCTGCAGCGCAAAGCCAAGTGTCAGCGCGCGCACCCCGAGCCACTGCATGACGTAGGACGAGACGAGCGAGCTGACGAAGAAACCGATGGCGAAGGGCAGTGTAGCGAGCCCGGCCGCCAGCGACGTCTCGTGTAATCCGCTCTGCAGATAGACTGCGAACGTCAGGTAGAACGAGGAGAGCATATAGAAGGCCAAGGCCATCACCAGTCCGATAACGAAAGCGTTGTTGCGTAAAAGGTCGAGGGCGACCAGCGGGTCGCCGCCACCGGCCGAAAGACGCGCTTCGTAGCGAGCGAATGTCACGAGAGCGAACGGCGACGCCACGAGCATGGCAATGGTCCACGTGGGCCACCCGGTCTCGCGACCCTCGACCAACGGATAGACCAGCAGGGCTAGGGTCAGTGACAGCAAAACCACGCCGCCAACGTCGAGCCTTTGAGCCTGGTGCGCACGAGAGTCGCGGAGAAAGAGCAAGCCACCAATGAACGCGGCAACGCCGATCGGTACGTTGATGAGGAAGATCGCCTGCCAGGCCAACCCGAAGGGATGAGATGAAACCAAGGCGCCGCCCAGTATCTGACCGCAGATATTGGCCAGGCCGAAGGTAGCGCCATAGAACCCAAGAGCTCGCCCTTGTTCGGCGGCAGGAAACAGAACGCGGATCGAGGCAAGTACTTGGGGCGCCATCGCTGTAGCCGTCAGACCCTGGAGGATCCGAGCGGCGACGAGAATAGGGGGCGACCAGGCGATGCCGCATAGCGCGGAGGCGGTCGTGAAGCCGGCCACGCCCAACAAGAACATCCGTCGCCGGCCAAAACAGGTCGCCCAACCGGCCGCCGGTTATCAGGAACACTGCGTACGTTGCGGCATAGGCCGATATGACGAACTGCACCTCGCTCGAGGTTGCCCCAAGGTCTTGCCGAATTGCCGGCAGAGCCAGGTTGGCGACATTGAAGTCGAGGATCGGCAGAAATGCACCGGTAAGAAGCACCGGTAGCGCGAGCCAGCGCCGGGGATAATCTCCTTCGAGCTCGGCCTGATGGATTTGCGTCGGCTCGGCAATTTGACTGCTCAACCTCGAACTCCTCTGGCAGATTTTGCGGCGCGCGCCGCCATCGACTGGCCTTGAAGCGACTATTTTGCTTATCTATTTGAGAACAGTAATTGTCGATTTCTGCGAAATGAGTTTGCAAAAATGCACATCCCATCCGACTGGAACGATCTTCGCGTGGTTCTTGCTGTTTTCCGGGAGGGCTCACTATCGGGAGCTGCGCGAGCGCTCGGTGTGAGGCACTCGACGGTTTTTCGCCGCCTCGACGCTATCGAGAAAAAGATGGGTGTTCGCCTGTTCGAGCGTTTCCGCGACGGTTATGCACCGACGCCGGCCGGAGAGACCGCGGCTGCGTCGGCGGCCCGCCTCGAAGACGAGGTGCTAACGCTCGAACGGAAGCTTTCGGGGCAGGATCTAAAGCCGGCCGGTACTGTGCGCGTAACAACAACCGACACACTCAGCGCGATCTTGATGCGGCATCTGGTCTCGATGCGGGTCTCACATCCGGAAATTCGACTCGAAATCGTCACCTCGAACACGGTTGCCGATCTTACGCGCCGAGAGGCGGACGTCGCGATTCGGCCGACGCCAGCGCCTTCCGATCTGCTGGTTGGCCGACGCGTGGCCGATATCGCCCATGCGGTCTATGGTTCAGATGCGTACCTGACGGGATACGGCGACAAGGACCTGTCTGCTCACGATTGGATCGGACTTGATGACACGCTGGCTAGCACCGTCATCGCACGCTGGATGCGCGAGAACATTCGTATGGCGCGTATCTCCTGCCGGGTCGACGCACTTCCTGCTTTGCGGGATGCCGCCGATGCCGGGTTTGGTCTTGCCGTGCTCCCATGCTACGTCGGAGACTCTGCACCCGGGCTACGCCGATTTGCCGCGAAGGCGCTATCGGAACCTCGCTCGGCTGTCTGGCTGCTCACGCACGATGATCTGAAACACACGGCGCGGATTCGAGCTTTCATGGATTTTATCGCGAAGGCCCTCGCTTCGGAACGTAATCTTCTGGAAGGGCGGCGCCCGCGCGCCTTACGCTGAGCTCCGAGCTCATGGCAGGCAACGCCTCTTGCCAAGCTTAAGCGCCGTTGCCCGCAGATCCCGCTTGAGGGTGTTCTCGAAAGGCAGTCGCGATCGTTCCAAGCGCCTTGCGAGACTTCGTATCGGATAGCGATGAAAGCAGCACAATCTCGGATGAGGGAAGGGGCGGTAGCCCGAACCGGTGGCTGACCTCCACTGTGCCGGGCGGTGCAAGCCGGAAAGACAATATTGCGGTGGCCAAGCCGGCCGCGACCGCCTCTGAAACGGCAAAGGAGCCACAGCCAAGGAAGACCTCTGTCCACGCTATTCCCGCGTCGTCGAGCGCACGGGTGGCGATTTCACGCATGTTGCAAGAGGGCGAGGAGGCAGCCAGGCGTAGCGGCTCGCCCGCTCGAAAAATAAAATCTGGAGTCGCAAACCAACCGAAATGCTCCTGCGTTAGCACTTCGCCGTCTCGTCGGTCCTCTTCGCGGCGGACGATGATCGCATCGATTTCGCCGCGATCGAAAGCGTCGAGCAGGTCTCGCGAATCGTCGAGCCGCATCTCGATGATGAGGGCCGGATCATATGTATTCAGCCGGGCCAGCAACGTGGGAACCTCCGGTCCGCCGACCTGGGTCGATATACCTAGCGAGAAACGCCGACGAACCGAGGACAGCCCGGTGAGGGCGCGTTGATGTGCAGCCAGAAAGTCGCGCGCGGAGCCGAGGAACAATGCGCCTTGTGCCGACAAGCGCACCCGCCGCGGCGTCCGCTCGATCAATTTCTGGCCTACCCGATCTTCCAGCCGCTTCAGCTTCACACTGATGGCGCCTTGCGTGGTGCCGAGCGCTTGAGCGGCTCGTGTGAAACTTTGGAGATCTGCGATCGCCACGAAAGCTTCGACGGCATCGACGTCCAACGTAGCCATGTCGCTTATCCGAAATTGTTGTCTCTGAAATATGGATCCATCCGGTTTTTTTATAGTCAACCGACGGCTAGGTTCGCGTCAAGCGCGATCCGCGGCCAAGGCGCGAGAGTTGAAGAGAAGAGCTCGGGCCGAAATGCGTTGAATGAGGAGACTCCGAATGAACAAGGCGAGCGGGGAAAGAGAGCGATGGATCTATCACGTACAGAATTCCTCCGTGGCTTGGCAGCGACGGCAGCGAGCATGACTATGGCCAGCGTACCCACCACGGCCGGATCGGTTACCGGCGTTCACTATGCGACCCTGCTGGAGA
This portion of the Bradyrhizobium sp. AZCC 2262 genome encodes:
- a CDS encoding glutathione S-transferase family protein, giving the protein MAHSGEIAMTFSALSAPTIAKHRLYYSPGSCSMAVHIVLEEIGEPYDQKLVSASGLKEGEMTATQEWKAMNPKGRVPALLGVAGRIGGAEDLLTEGPAILIYLARTNPSAKLLPAEPAAEARCIEWMNWLAGNVHAMSYGQIWRPQRFTNDENSFPALRIRGKENISDQYAYIESLLSDGRQWAVPEGYTVVDPYLFVFYYWGTRIDLDMRGLYPAWTRLTARTIARPAVQRMMANEGVELFLQTD
- a CDS encoding glutathione S-transferase C-terminal domain-containing protein, with product MKLMINGTWRGDVDATPELDARRMIHAGSFRDCITADGTSGFPAEAGRYHLYVSPACPFSHRVIIVHALKGLESVVDLSILHPLWDTMDGWAFSDTGSSTVDRAGNGFLRLHEAYRASRPDYTGKVTVPVLWDQHSRRIVNNESLEIAQMLNDAFDRFGSDPRINLSPASLRSAMDDLNNRITRSLAVGVYSVADARHQQEYDAAMDDLFGFLDDLDLQLCDGRRFLLGEQPTLADVLVYPPLVRFDTVYNPLFRASRRRLIDYPRLSALVRRIHDLAGVAETLRYDHILAHYYDGDWAVASRRGIVPEFPAVNWLQRPSWRIQEK
- a CDS encoding MFS transporter; translation: MAGFTTASALCGIAWSPPILVAARILQGLTATAMAPQVLASIRVLFPAAEQGRALGFYGATFGLANICGQILGGALVSSHPFGLAWQAIFLINVPIGVAAFIGGLLFLRDSRAHQAQRLDVGGVVLLSLTLALLVYPLVEGRETGWPTWTIAMLVASPFALVTFARYEARLSAGGGDPLVALDLLRNNAFVIGLVMALAFYMLSSFYLTFAVYLQSGLHETSLAAGLATLPFAIGFFVSSLVSSYVMQWLGVRALTLGFALQVVGFGAVMLSVAKVLPQSLEIGLACGGLGFGIVMPSVIKAVIGSIDQRHAGLASGIMISTFQVGAALGVAIIGGVFYSALGTRQDLDAYAHAFILALGCNVALLALAGVLSLWLPGERQASD
- a CDS encoding LysR family transcriptional regulator — protein: MHIPSDWNDLRVVLAVFREGSLSGAARALGVRHSTVFRRLDAIEKKMGVRLFERFRDGYAPTPAGETAAASAARLEDEVLTLERKLSGQDLKPAGTVRVTTTDTLSAILMRHLVSMRVSHPEIRLEIVTSNTVADLTRREADVAIRPTPAPSDLLVGRRVADIAHAVYGSDAYLTGYGDKDLSAHDWIGLDDTLASTVIARWMRENIRMARISCRVDALPALRDAADAGFGLAVLPCYVGDSAPGLRRFAAKALSEPRSAVWLLTHDDLKHTARIRAFMDFIAKALASERNLLEGRRPRALR
- a CDS encoding LysR family transcriptional regulator, with translation MATLDVDAVEAFVAIADLQSFTRAAQALGTTQGAISVKLKRLEDRVGQKLIERTPRRVRLSAQGALFLGSARDFLAAHQRALTGLSSVRRRFSLGISTQVGGPEVPTLLARLNTYDPALIIEMRLDDSRDLLDAFDRGEIDAIIVRREEDRRDGEVLTQEHFGWFATPDFIFRAGEPLRLAASSPSCNMREIATRALDDAGIAWTEVFLGCGSFAVSEAVAAGLATAILSFRLAPPGTVEVSHRFGLPPLPSSEIVLLSSLSDTKSRKALGTIATAFREHPQAGSAGNGA